A single Ctenopharyngodon idella isolate HZGC_01 chromosome 22, HZGC01, whole genome shotgun sequence DNA region contains:
- the pmelb gene encoding premelanosome protein b: protein MKLLSRILIVTCLSVALTRQVDRSNSKSRFNQNQTWNTKRFPVWKDGDSLNKNSWTGGQLKFDVGNDAPTLTGAKITFTIDIVFPHNQKVLPDGQVVWAQNCTINGTQFHEGEPVYPEENSADAWNAVFPNAPLLPRQGDKQPPYVFVWKTWGKYWQVCDGPSSSLTIGTDDVPLGSYMMDVVIYHYRQKDKFIPIGYASTQFSITDQIPFAVSLTQVNDKDEGDRIFIQNRAVAFSITIHDPSQYLSKSDVTFNWNFGDGSGTVISRELTVTHTYITSGAFKPQVVVQAAIPDSSCATPPNLPTEAHPTTNTFTSESPIRPTEHITTDHATNQSSAPILKSTSASTMKMIPPAPTNEVPTRSSLEKVFDLRSGSKTSETLKTTTTADMEAIVEEDNIDQDHVSIIKRQVPNTLSDCVIYRYGSFSTDIEIIEGIESVQIVQVAVADGLLLTEMEQNAVDFTVSCQGSLPTEVCTVVSDADCHMPVTTICNAVSPSSDCQLILRHFFNDSGIFCINVSMTNDVSMAVTNARVNINIAGSRLTSAGAAALLLGILTVATALGAVAFAYKRLKGYQRLTEVPACQSNNAGVSSIPALFWSLMNQQMVDQKKGVV, encoded by the exons ATGAAGCTACTTTCAAGAATACTGATAGTGACCTGTTTGTCTGTGGCTTTAACAA GACAAGTTGACAGAAGCAACTCGAAATCCAGATTCAATCAAAATCAGACATGGAATACAAAACGCTTCCCAGTTTGGAAAGATGGAGACTCACTCAACAAAAACAGCTGGACAG GTGGACAACTGAAGTTTGATGTGGGAAATGATGCACCCACCTTGACCGGTGCCAAAATCACCTTCACCATTGACATTGTGTTCCCTCACAACCAGAAGGTCCTGCCAGATGGACAAGTTGTTTGGGCACAAAACTGCACAATCAACG GCACACAGTTCCATGAAGGAGAGCCTGTCTATCCTGAGGAGAACTCTGCAGATGCATGGAATGCTGTGTTCCCTAATGCTCCTCTCCTTCCCAGACAGGGGGACAAGCAACCTCCCTATGTGTTTGTATGGAAAACCTGGG GTAAATACTGGCAAGTGTGCGACGGACCGTCCTCATCACTGACCATTGGCACTGATGATGTTCCTCTGGGCTCTTATATGATGGATGTTGTCATCTATCACTACAGGCAAAAAGATAAATTCATCCCTATTGGATACGCATCTACACAGTTTAGTATCACCG ACCAGATTCCCTTTGCGGTTTCCCTGACTCAGGTAAATGACAAAGATGAAGGTGATCGGATATTCATCCAGAACAGAGCGGTGGCCTTCAGCATCACCATTCATGACCCCAGCCAATACCTGAGCAAATCAGACGTGACTTTTAACTGGAATTTCGGGGATGGCAGTGGCACTGTAATCTCCAGGGAACTGACCGTCACTCACACTTACATTACATCTGGTGCCTTCAAGCCTCAAGTTGTCGTACAAGCAGCTATTCCGGATTCATCTTGTGCAACTCCACCAAACCTTCCAACTGAGGCTCATCCCACTACCAACACCTTCACCTCTGAGAGCCCCATTCGCCCAACTGAACACATCACTACAG ATCATGCTACCAATCAGTCTTCAGCTCCCATTCTGAAATCCACTTCTGCATCTACAATGAAAATGATTCCACCTGCACCTACAAATGAAGTTCCAACAAGATCCAGCCTTGAGAAGGTCTTTGACCTTAGATCTGGATCTAAGACATCTGAAACACTGAAGACAACTACTA CTGCTGACATGGAGGCGATTGTGGAGGAAGACAACATTGACCAGGACCATGTATCAATAATAAAGCGTCAGGTCCCAAACACACTCAGTGACTGTGTGATTTACCGTTATGGATCCTTCTCAACTGATATTGAGATTATCG AGGGCATTGAAAGTGTGCAGATCGTCCAGGTGGCCGTAGCTGATGGTTTACTGCTAACAGAGATGGAGCAGAATGCTGTTGATTTCACTGTTTCCTGCCAAGGAAG CCTCCCCACTGAAGTGTGCACTGTAGTGTCGGATGCAGACTGCCATATGCCAGTTACGACCATCTGCAATGCTGTGAGCCCCTCCTCAGACTGCCAACTCATCCTTCGACACTTCTTCAACGACTCTGGGATCTTCTGTATCAATGTGTCTATGACGAATGATGTCAGTATGGCGGTCACAAATGCCAGGGTTAATATTAACATAG CAGGTTCTAGGTTGACATCTGCAGGTGCCGCTGCCCTGTTGTTAGGAATCCTGACTGTTGCAACAGCATTGGGTGCTGTGGCC